A genomic segment from Methanoplanus limicola DSM 2279 encodes:
- the gatC gene encoding Asp-tRNA(Asn)/Glu-tRNA(Gln) amidotransferase subunit GatC, producing MVSDNEVESIANLADITIDKDKLKQFTTRFNDILEYFDILDRVEMKENTGFDLENVFRDDIVEESLTQEEALLNAGETEDGYIKAPKVM from the coding sequence ATGGTTTCTGATAACGAAGTTGAAAGCATAGCAAATCTTGCTGACATAACAATTGATAAAGATAAACTGAAGCAGTTCACAACACGCTTCAATGATATTCTGGAATATTTTGACATACTGGACCGTGTAGAGATGAAAGAAAACACAGGCTTTGACCTTGAAAATGTATTCAGGGATGATATAGTTGAAGAGTCATTAACACAGGAAGAGGCACTATTAAACGCCGGTGAGACCGAAGACGGCTATATCAAAGCGCCAAAGGTGATGTAA